In the Gopherus flavomarginatus isolate rGopFla2 chromosome 6, rGopFla2.mat.asm, whole genome shotgun sequence genome, one interval contains:
- the CST6 gene encoding cystatin-M, giving the protein MQSSGVGVWLAALWLLLLAGPGLRGERLAGGLQEVPISDPGVQAAVRFAVDAYNRASNSLHYCRAEQVLRARSQVVAGMKYYLTVQLVTTQCRKNGAGLGNRDISTCPLLPASEQRKLLCEFQVWSRPWLNQTQLLSQNCSVSDS; this is encoded by the exons ATGCAGAGTTCAGGGGTGGGTGTGTGGTTGGCTGCGCTGTGGCTGCTGCTCCTGGCGGGGCCGGGGCTGCGCGGGGAGCGCCTGGCCGGGGGGCTGCAGGAGGTGCCGATCTCGGATCCCGGGGTGCAGGCAGCCGTGCGGTTCGCGGTGGACGCCTATAACCGGGCCAGCAACAGCCTGCACTACTGCCGGGCGGAGCAGGTGCTGCGGGCCCGCAGCCAG GTGGTGGCTGGCATGAAATACTACCTGACTGTACAGCTGGTGACAACACAGTGCCGGAAAAATGGGGCAGGCCTTGGAAACAGGGACATCAGCACTTGCCCCTTGTTGCCAGCATCAGAGCAACGG AAACTGCTCTGTGAGTTCCAGGTCTGGTCTCGTCCCTGGCTCAACCAGACACAGTTATTATCTCAGAACTGCTCTGTGTCTGACTCCTGA